The DNA segment GATAAGATCCGCCAGCACGGCCTAACGGAGCGACTCAACGTTATCATCACGGCCGACCACGGCATGGCCAACATCCTGCCGGATAAACAAATCCAGAGGATCGTCTTGTCCAAGATCCCGGGCTTTAGCTTCAAGGATATCCAATTCCAACTCCTGGATTACGGTCCTGGGGGTATGCTGCTTCCCAAAGAAGGTCAATTAGAGAGAGTCTATCAGGCTCTGAAAGGAGCCCACCCTCATCTTCATGTATATAAAAAGGAAGAAGTGCCGGCTAGACTGCATTACGGCTCACATCCGCGACTCCTTCCCATCTTCCTCATGTCGGACCCCGGTTATGTCATAAGTGGGGTAAGGAAcaacacattttttgttttttttgtggatcCACTAAACGTCCATGGTGATCATGTTTCTGATTCAACTTTCCCTTTGCGTGTCCCTCCAGTTCTTACCAGTGCAGTTCAACAAAGGAGATCATGGTTTTGACAATGAAGCCATGGATATGAAAGCCTTTTTCAGGGCCGTGGGGCCTGATTTTCAAAAAAACCTGCTTGTCCGTCCCTTTGACCTGGTCGACGTGTACCCACTCATGTGCCATCTGCTCGGAATTCAACCGGAGCGCAAcgatggacacttggacaaaaccaaacaTATGTTGATCCGCAACGACAACACGGGAAGTGGTAGGTTATGGATAATAGCAGTAATGATGTCTTTCTGCTGTTGATGTTGAGCTTTTCTGACCTTATAGCTGACACTCAAAGGGAGGCGCTGATCGGCTTGGCGTCGGCGATCGGGCTACTCGCCCTTGTGTTTATCGTCATGATTTCCTACAACATGTGCAAAAGGACACAAGCCTGAAAGGTTCTGGACGTACATATGTCACTTTTAGACATCGTACAATAGGCGCTTACATGTCGAATATCAAATAAAGGGTCGTGATTCAATGTCAAGCCCGTTCCTCTTATGGTGGagctccatttcttttttttcccccccctctcaaGAGGCCCAATGATATTGCTGCCAGGTCCGCAAGATAACATTTTATACTGAGGTTACCAAACACCTCTTATGGTCAAGAAATGTTGTCCATAAAATGATTGCGACATTTAGAAAGTCTGAGTGTGCATTACTAGAAGTCCTGTTTTGCATCATAAAACACACCAGTCAGTCCTCTTACTGGCATTGCTAACAACGTGaaaagattgttttgtttttctcaagaCACCAGATGGATTCAAATACATACAGCACCCCAGTGGTCATTTTAGAAGGCCTCTCGTCTCCACAGTGACCAaaaacagaagaagaaaaagaggccCTCACACAGCTGGTTCCTGGCAACCAAGAGGGAGGGgtggaaggaagaaaaaaaaaactgtgaatgAACACTCAGAGTTACACACAGGACAGAGCTAGGCTGAGGGGGAGTAAGAGCAGCAGTGGGGAGAAGTGGGGGAGTTAAAAGGGGGAGAGGCTTGAGAGAAACAAGAGAAGAGACAACAAGTACAAGGAACTTGAACACAACTCTGGACCAAGTGTTCTTGCAGCCACCGAAAAGCACTCTTGCAGACATCCAGCGAGTAGCCTTGATTGAAATTTGAGCTCATTTGATCAACGAAAAAAAGAGGCGCTGCAGAAGAGGTCTGTCAAATATTTGAGGATCAAATTGGACTGAAACTAGCTGAAGTAAGTATGCAATTCCTAACTTGCTGTTTACCAAATGCACTGCATGTACGGTTCTCTCAGCTTATCAGAAGTCAAATTGGCTTGGTGTTGGTGTAAACGTTGTTTTCTTCATTAGCATTAAACGGTACGTACACATATTCAGCATCCGAGGGGCACAGAGGTCACACGGTCTTCTCACTCCATTTAGCAGGTGGTTCACAGCTGCAAAGACGGCCAAGGCTCCAAACCACAGTAAATCCATTTCTGCATGGAGAAATGTTGCTCCATCCGTTCGGATTGAGGCAAAGGAGTAGGTGGTAGTGAAAAGTGGCCAAGTTGTACATTTATGTCATTGACATATCTTGTCGAAATGAGTTTCATTGAAAAATAGACCGTttcaagatgaaatcatatcTTCAATATTGAAAACTAAATGGTTTTAAGAGTGAGAATAGAAATAGAAATTGGGGGGGAATAAAGTTGGATATTGTTAACATCAAAAGGCAAACATATTTTGAGATTTAGCAATGCACaggacctcctcctcctccacttttACTTCCTTCCAAATGTCCAAACGACTTAATCTGATCATTTTGCGTAACGGAGGCAGGAGTATGTTTGATTGACACGTATGGCAGCCAATGGGATTCGGCCTTTGTAAAATCGCTCCGAGTCTTTTCGTCATGGAAATGATGCCATAAAGTGCACGTCAGTGGTGGATGACAAGCATTAGTAACACACGCAAATGTCCCAAACGTCACTCGAGCATCGTGCCACGTGAAGCTGAAACGAAAACGAGCACGTTAACTACTGCAGTGCATGCAACATGTCCGATTgacttacttctctggttcttctatatcaaacaaatttgttttaggttcatttacctgacatgtttcggcggaatcttccgccttcatcagagtgtcactgaacacagtaattgaaaaagaaaaaacaagatgaacctagtacaactatgtCCGATTGACATTCCCGTAGTGTTTTGCAAACATGCAGAAGCGGGTGCAGAGCACATGAAGAACTTGCGAGGGATGCCAGATTAGCACAGTGAGGAGGTTGAATGTCATTTATGCTGTTTGATTGATCGCAAAAGTTACTCATTTGTTTAGCTTGATTTGGGGATGTAGCCAAATtgatttaaattcaatttaaatTATTTCTATTATCACTGTCATTGTTAACATATTAACGTTCTGTCACTGAAAATAATATGCAAAATAGATCTGGCTCTGCAGTAGAAGAGCTGCGTTTtagcaatacacacacacacacacacacgcacacacacacacacacacacacacacacacagccgctCCAGTGATAATGACAGGCATTTATCTTGCCCTAGCAGGCTTGAAATAGGCCATGCTGTTTATAGCTGCAAATGCACACCACCGTTAGGgttacttttcttttcttttcttttcttttctgtggCTTCTCATACAGTCTTGATAAACAGGTTTAAGTGGCAAATATGAATAAGTGAGCAGACTATATCAAAAGGGTAAAAGGTAAATGTTCTTTTCAGGCTCGGAAGTCCATTTCAGAGGAGGATATAATTATACGCCGTTAGACCGTGAGTGGTTAAGGGTGGAGTCGTCCATGAAAATCAAATGTTGCTTTGAGAGCCACTCACTCTTACTGTTTCTTTTCCATTTCA comes from the Syngnathus typhle isolate RoL2023-S1 ecotype Sweden linkage group LG18, RoL_Styp_1.0, whole genome shotgun sequence genome and includes:
- the LOC133143027 gene encoding ectonucleotide pyrophosphatase/phosphodiesterase family member 7-like, translated to MSNVVMLSVCLVFCCVLCPPCTSAPARRDWLWAGKKLLLISFDGFRWDYDRDVETPRLDQMAKDGVKALYVTPPFLTITSPAHFSLLTGNYVENHGVIHNIWFNTSTQEKKQYHAAQFVDSYWDNGSLPIWITAQRQGLKTGSLHFPGTAASYKGERVNVRQIEPAIYDHGNETEWRLNIDKVIGDWFRRQDLDFVSLYFGQPDLVGHKYGPESRELREMVQQVDRTVGYIRDKIRQHGLTERLNVIITADHGMANILPDKQIQRIVLSKIPGFSFKDIQFQLLDYGPGGMLLPKEGQLERVYQALKGAHPHLHVYKKEEVPARLHYGSHPRLLPIFLMSDPGYVISGFLPVQFNKGDHGFDNEAMDMKAFFRAVGPDFQKNLLVRPFDLVDVYPLMCHLLGIQPERNDGHLDKTKHMLIRNDNTGSADTQREALIGLASAIGLLALVFIVMISYNMCKRTQA